The Raphanus sativus cultivar WK10039 chromosome 2, ASM80110v3, whole genome shotgun sequence genome includes a region encoding these proteins:
- the LOC108840261 gene encoding late embryogenis abundant protein 41, producing the protein MAAARSLSGAVKSLCSTASHSFSGSIVLRRSYVATVPGFRKGGSTRVMVGKMEQRANQEAESAWSPDPVTGYYRPSNRADEIDPAELREMLLKNKAKPF; encoded by the exons ATGGCAGCTGCTCGTTCACTCTCCGGCGCCGTTAAATCTCTTTGCTCCACCGCATCCCACAGCTTTTCTGGTTCCATTGTCTTGAG GAGGAGTTACGTTGCGACAGTACCAGGATTTCGTAAGGGAGGTTCCACAAGAGTTATGGTGGGAAAGATGGAACAAAGAGCAAATCAAGAGGCAGAGTCTGCTTGGTCCCCGGATCCAGTCACGGGGTACTACAGACCATCTAACCGTGCGGATGAGATTGATCCAGCGGAGCTCCGTGAGATGCTTTTGAAAAATAAAGCCAAGCCTTTCTGA
- the LOC108840226 gene encoding nudix hydrolase 7, producing MMVDSYLQVLNRNVHFCNTFLYPALGQEKKVPGTNQSKVYSSPSLYKGRPSSQRHFDSIRSSRSDYLEHIRLNRRRELIKMDTSKIFQGESDNYDGVTVTITEAMDAADFTEKLRASLSHWRQEGKRGIWINLPILFANLVEAAVSEGFRYHHAEPDYLMLVSWIANTPDTIPANASHVVGVGALVLNKNTGEVLVVQEKSGYFRNKNVWKLPTGVVNEGEDICHGVAREVEEETGIVADFVEVLSFRQSHKAFLNKKSDLFFLCALTPRSYEIIEQKSEILEAKWMPIKEYVDQPWNQNKEMFKYMANICQKKCEEDYVGFSTVESTTGTGKKRFVYCNADHAMSLNAARDQASSSH from the exons ATGATGGTTGACTCATACCTCCAAGTCCTCAACCGAAATGTACATTTTTGTAACACATTTCTATATCCTGCACTTGGTCAAGAAAAGAAAGTTCCTGGAACAAATCAAAGCAAAGTTTACTCTTCACCTTCCCTGTATAAAGGTAGACCCTCTTCCCAGAGACATTTTGATTCAATTCGATCGTCGAGGTCAGATTACTTGGAGCATATTCGGCTAAACCGCCGTAGAGAGTTGATTAAGATGGATACTAGTAAGATATTTCAAGGCGAGTCTGACAACTACGATGGCGTTACCGTAACCATCACGGAAGCAATGGATGCTGCTGATTTCACTGAAAAGCTTAGGGCTTCGCTTTCGCATTGGAGACAAGAG GGGAAGAGGGGGATTTGGATCAATCTACCTATTCTATTTGCTAATCTTGTAGAGGCTGCAGTTAGT GAAGGGTTTAGATATCACCACGCGGAGCCTGATTACTTAATGCTTGTGTCTTGGATCGCAAACACCCCTGATACAATCCCAGCCAATGCTTCTCACGTTGTAGGTGTTGGTGCTTTGGTCCTCAACAAAAATACTGGagag GTCCTCGTTGTCCAGGAAAAGAGTggttattttagaaataaaaatgtgtGGAAGCTCCCTACTGGTGTCGTCAACGAG GGTGAGGATATTTGCCATGGAGTAGCTAGGGAAGTGGAAGAAGAAACTGGT ATTGTTGCAGATTTTGTGGAAGTGTTGTCTTTCAG GCAAAGCCACAAAGCATTCTTGAACAAGAAATCGGATCTGTTTTTCCTGTGTGCCTTAACTCCACGCTCCTACGAAATCATTGAACAAAAATCTGAGATCTTGGAAGCTAAG TGGATGCCGATAAAAGAATACGTAGACCAGCCATGGAACCAGAACAAGGAGATGTTCAAGTACATGGCTAACATCTGCCAGAAGAAGTGCGAGGAAGACTACGTGGGATTCTCCACTGTGGAAAGTACCACAGGAACTGGTAAGAAGAGATTTGTTTACTGCAATGCTGATCATGCCATGAGCCTTAATGCAGCGCGTGATCAAGCCTCCTCTTCTCATTGA
- the LOC108820775 gene encoding uncharacterized protein LOC108820775, whose protein sequence is MPQRSFVCNACGMDDDPNPYVCPQCNFMIHRNCIDKPRVIKINHHDHRIYYNHYLDSDDWECGVCHKEIKWTCGAYSCLKCRDFAVHLRCATKFGIWDGIELEGISETNIELKSYEVVEEGLIKHSSHQDHVMMLKEENDADDEGIVCEACVYPVFCGPFYSCTECDNYFLHQKCAHLPKKKIDSFYKMEITLFPCDKMETILGLCEVCQHFFQGFRYATEDDLTLDVRCGSISEPLFHESHPHHPLYIDFTGNKTCKACGDEATFILSCQECGYFLDIKCPFLPNKVKHKYDKNHFLFLCYGKNPGDQYLCEICEGELNPEQWFYRCDECCITFHIKCTLGDLISLKQIVDAEPIKLEVIRNIHMTRLVCAVCHSRCHFPYMLKCSSPLGVDTLCSLQCFRQKYFHKMTPLYMK, encoded by the coding sequence ATGCCGCAAAGAAGTTTTGTTTGTAATGCTTGTGGAATGGATGATGACCCAAATCCTTATGTATGTCCTCAATGCAATTTCATGATCCATAGAAATTGTATTGATAAACCACGCGTCATAAAGATCAATCATCATGACCACCGCATTTATTACAATCATTATCTTGATTCTGATGACTGGGAATGTGGTGTGTGTCATAAAGAGATAAAATGGACGTGTGGAGCTTATTCTTGTCTGAAGTGTCGAGATTTTGCAGTTCATCTAAGATGTGCCACAAAGTTCGGGATTTGGGATGGGATTGAACTTGAAGGGATATCAGAAACTAATATCGAGCTTAAGTCATACGAGGTGGTTGAAGAGGGACTTATAAAGCATTCCAGTCACCAAGATCATGTTATGATGCTCAAAGAAGAGAATGATGCTGATGACGAAGGCATAGTTTGTGAAGCATGTGTATATCCTGTATTCTGTGGCCCATTCTACAGTTGCACAGAGTGTgataattattttcttcatcaGAAATGTGCCCAtcttccaaaaaagaaaatagattcATTCTACAAGATGGAGATTACTCTATTTCCATGTGACAAAATGGAAACAATATTAGGGCTTTGTGAAGTTTGTCAACACTTCTTTCAGGGTTTTCGGTACGCAACTGAGGATGATTTAACCCTTGATGTGCGATGTGGTTCTATATCCGAACCTCTGTTTCATGAAAGCCATCCTCATCATCCGTTGTACATTGACTTTACCGGCAATAAAACTTGTAAGGCTTGTGGAGATGAGGCAACTTTCATTTTGAGCTGCCAGGAGTGCGGATATTTTTTGGACATTAAGTGCCCTTTTTTACCAAATAAGGTGAAACACAAGTATgataaaaatcattttctgtTTCTATGCTACGGCAAAAACCCGGGTGACCAATACTTGTGTGAAATTTGCGAGGGAGAACTAAATCCAGAGCAATGGTTCTATAGATGTGACGAGTGTTGCATTACATTTCATATCAAATGTACACTTGGAGACTTAATTAGTCTAAAGCAAATAGTTGATGCTGAACCAATCAAACTGGAGGTGATACGCAACATTCATATGACCAGGTTAGTTTGTGCTGTATGTCATTCTCGCTGCCACTTTCCCTACATGTTGAAATGTTCTTCTCCTCTGGGCGTGGACACACTTTGTTCTTTACAATGTTTTCGGCAAAAATATTTCCACAAAATGACTccattatatatgaaataa